In one window of Burkholderia cepacia ATCC 25416 DNA:
- a CDS encoding IS256 family transposase produces MPRKRKEEVTIEPGKGLNLDPELIKQLVPGTLDRATINEQLAALKKAIFERALGGELTHHLGYEKGEAKPSDSTNHRNGTSRKRITTDDDLLDVEIPRDREGTFDPVLIAKGERRFTGFDDKIIAMYARGMSVREIQGFLLEMYGIEVSPDFISTVTDAVIDEVREWQQRPLEPMYPVVFFDALRVKIRDEGVVRNKAIYLALGVRRDGTRDVLGLWIEQTEGAKFWLRVVNDLKLRGVQDILIAVVDGLKGFPEAINTVFPETTVQTCIVHLIRNSLDFASWKDRKSAAAALKEIYRAPTAEAAAVALDAFDAGPWGTKYPPIAALWRRAWEQVIPFYAFAPDIRKIIYTTNAIESLHMQLRKIIKARGHFPSDEAALKLIWLALRNVVAKWTGSRHDWKSAMTQFALLYPERFSIGI; encoded by the coding sequence ATGCCACGCAAACGCAAGGAAGAAGTGACGATCGAACCGGGCAAGGGCTTGAACCTGGACCCGGAACTGATCAAGCAACTGGTGCCCGGAACGCTGGACCGGGCGACGATCAACGAGCAGCTTGCCGCACTCAAGAAGGCGATCTTCGAGCGGGCGCTGGGCGGCGAACTGACCCACCATCTCGGCTACGAGAAGGGCGAGGCCAAGCCGTCGGACAGCACGAACCACCGCAACGGCACCAGTCGCAAGCGCATCACGACCGACGACGACCTGCTCGACGTCGAGATTCCGCGTGACCGCGAAGGGACGTTCGATCCGGTGCTCATTGCCAAGGGCGAGCGACGTTTTACCGGCTTCGACGACAAGATCATCGCGATGTACGCGCGCGGCATGAGCGTGCGGGAGATTCAGGGGTTCCTGCTGGAGATGTACGGCATCGAGGTATCGCCGGACTTCATCAGTACAGTGACCGATGCGGTGATCGACGAAGTGCGTGAATGGCAGCAGCGGCCGCTCGAGCCGATGTATCCGGTCGTGTTCTTTGACGCCTTGCGCGTCAAGATTCGCGACGAAGGCGTGGTCCGCAACAAGGCGATCTACTTGGCGCTCGGCGTGCGCCGCGACGGCACACGTGACGTGCTCGGCCTCTGGATCGAGCAGACCGAGGGCGCTAAGTTCTGGCTGCGGGTCGTCAACGACCTGAAACTGCGTGGCGTGCAGGACATCCTGATCGCCGTGGTTGACGGCCTGAAGGGCTTCCCGGAAGCGATCAACACCGTGTTCCCGGAAACGACGGTTCAGACATGCATCGTGCATCTGATCCGTAACTCGCTGGACTTTGCGAGCTGGAAAGATCGCAAGTCGGCTGCCGCCGCGCTCAAGGAGATCTACCGAGCACCGACGGCCGAGGCGGCCGCCGTGGCGCTGGACGCGTTCGACGCTGGACCGTGGGGCACGAAATACCCGCCAATTGCCGCACTCTGGCGGCGAGCCTGGGAGCAGGTGATTCCCTTCTACGCGTTCGCGCCGGACATACGGAAGATCATTTACACCACGAACGCCATTGAGTCGCTGCACATGCAGCTTCGCAAGATCATCAAGGCACGCGGCCACTTCCCGTCGGACGAGGCCGCGCTGAAGCTGATCTGGCTGGCACTGCGCAACGTCGTTGCCAAGTGGACCGGCTCCCGGCACGATTGGAAGAGCGCGATGACCCAGTTCGCGCTGCTTTACCCAGAGCGCTTTAGTATCGGAATCTGA
- a CDS encoding SMI1/KNR4 family protein, translating to MTLVDTYLAGLRAVLPDTDNAALAAATGATPAQLDALRAAYPQCPASLLELLGTLDGTYWRDYGGTTVNVLVLGSDVYEYPYYLLSAAQMLEEGAKYRDSIAEIYGDDANDDGELVDPRIDIALPMGRRLCFSHCMNNGGTSQLYIDFEPAAGGKVGQVVRFLHDPDSYAVIADDFDGYLRQLIDGGYAFVIDFDEE from the coding sequence ATGACCCTCGTCGACACCTATCTCGCCGGCCTGCGTGCCGTGCTGCCCGACACCGACAACGCGGCGCTCGCCGCCGCCACGGGCGCGACGCCCGCGCAGCTCGACGCGCTACGCGCTGCGTATCCGCAGTGCCCGGCCAGCCTGCTCGAACTGCTCGGCACGCTCGACGGCACCTACTGGCGCGACTACGGCGGCACGACGGTCAACGTGCTGGTGCTGGGCTCCGACGTCTACGAATACCCGTATTACCTGCTGTCGGCCGCGCAGATGCTCGAGGAAGGGGCGAAGTATCGCGACAGCATCGCCGAGATCTACGGCGACGACGCGAACGACGACGGCGAACTCGTCGATCCACGCATCGACATCGCGCTGCCGATGGGCCGGCGGCTGTGCTTCTCGCATTGCATGAACAACGGCGGCACGTCGCAGCTCTACATCGATTTCGAACCGGCGGCGGGCGGCAAGGTCGGGCAGGTCGTGCGCTTCCTGCACGATCCCGACAGCTACGCGGTGATCGCCGACGACTTCGACGGCTACCTGCGCCAGCTGATCGACGGCGGTTATGCGTTTGTCATCGATTTCGACGAAGAATAG
- a CDS encoding bestrophin family protein, translating into MIVRPRQNWLRMLFVWNGSVLQSIIPQLVFMAIVSTLAVFTNGRIFGEKIPLNTAPFTLFGLALAIFLAFRNNASFERFKEARHLWGNLLIAARALTSQLNRYLPDSVDDAERNRLADLLIAFTYALKHQLRHTDPTQDLQRILGAERTAALAGKCFKPVAILDELRGSIVRALGRAPGSDATCWMFEAQLDELGKSVGGCERILSTPIPFSYSVLLHRTVYAYCVLLPFGLVDSTEFFTPLICVFIAYTLIALEAIANEVAEPFGLAPNALALDAMARTIERSVLELGDRPLPEEFVPASTYQIT; encoded by the coding sequence ATGATCGTCCGACCACGACAAAACTGGCTCAGGATGCTGTTCGTCTGGAACGGCTCCGTGCTGCAATCGATCATTCCGCAGCTCGTGTTCATGGCGATCGTCAGCACGCTGGCGGTCTTCACGAACGGGCGCATCTTCGGCGAGAAGATCCCCCTCAATACCGCGCCGTTCACGCTGTTCGGGCTGGCGCTCGCGATCTTCCTCGCGTTTCGCAACAACGCGAGCTTCGAGCGGTTCAAGGAGGCGCGGCATCTGTGGGGCAACCTGCTGATCGCGGCGCGCGCGCTGACGTCGCAACTGAATCGCTACCTGCCCGACAGCGTCGACGACGCCGAGCGCAACCGGCTCGCCGACCTGCTGATCGCGTTCACCTATGCGCTGAAGCATCAGCTTCGCCATACCGATCCGACGCAGGACCTGCAGCGGATCCTCGGCGCGGAGCGCACCGCCGCGCTCGCGGGCAAGTGTTTCAAGCCCGTGGCGATCCTCGACGAGCTGCGCGGCAGCATCGTCCGCGCGCTGGGCCGCGCGCCCGGCAGCGACGCGACCTGCTGGATGTTCGAGGCGCAACTCGACGAGCTCGGCAAATCGGTCGGCGGTTGCGAGCGCATCTTGTCGACGCCGATCCCGTTCTCGTACAGCGTGCTGCTGCATCGCACCGTGTATGCGTATTGCGTGCTGCTGCCGTTCGGTCTCGTCGATTCGACGGAGTTCTTCACGCCGCTGATCTGCGTGTTCATCGCGTACACGCTGATCGCACTCGAGGCGATCGCGAACGAGGTGGCCGAGCCGTTCGGCCTCGCGCCGAACGCGCTGGCGCTCGATGCGATGGCGCGCACGATCGAACGGTCGGTGCTCGAACTGGGCGATCGCCCGCTGCCGGAGGAATTCGTGCCGGCGTCGACGTACCAGATCACGTAG
- the cydB gene encoding cytochrome d ubiquinol oxidase subunit II, whose translation MQIDLPVVWAAIIGLGVFIYVMLDGFDLGIGLLFPFFDAKAERQVMLDTVAPVWDGNETFLVLGGAGLYGAFPVVYSTLLPANYLPLVLMLVGLIFRGAAFELRAKATRTQHMWDLAFIGGSALAAFCQGIVLGSLLQGIKIVNNQFAGGPFDWLSPFSLMCGIGVLVTYATLGCGWLILKVDGELQRKMRLLMKPLAGVLLAVMGVVSLWTVIGLPAVAHRWFGSGNLGWFLPVPILVVACVWGIFHSVKRTHEATPFLLTLALVFLGYTGLVISIWPNIVPPSLSIWDASSSYSSQKFALIGTVIVLPIILVYNAMQYRVFRGKVREGDVGYH comes from the coding sequence ATGCAAATCGATCTTCCTGTCGTGTGGGCCGCGATCATCGGCCTCGGTGTATTCATCTACGTGATGCTGGACGGCTTCGATCTCGGCATCGGCCTGCTGTTTCCGTTCTTCGATGCGAAGGCCGAGCGCCAGGTGATGCTCGACACCGTCGCGCCGGTGTGGGACGGCAACGAGACGTTCCTGGTGCTCGGCGGCGCGGGGCTCTACGGCGCGTTCCCGGTCGTCTATTCGACGCTGCTGCCCGCGAACTACCTGCCGCTGGTGCTGATGCTGGTCGGGCTGATCTTTCGCGGCGCGGCGTTCGAGCTGCGCGCGAAGGCCACCCGCACGCAACACATGTGGGATCTCGCGTTCATCGGCGGCTCCGCGCTCGCGGCGTTCTGCCAGGGGATCGTGCTCGGTTCGCTGCTGCAGGGGATCAAGATCGTGAACAACCAGTTCGCGGGCGGGCCGTTCGACTGGCTGTCGCCGTTCAGCCTGATGTGCGGGATCGGCGTGCTCGTCACGTATGCGACGCTCGGCTGCGGCTGGCTGATCCTGAAGGTCGACGGCGAGCTGCAGCGCAAGATGCGGCTCCTGATGAAGCCGCTCGCGGGCGTCCTGCTCGCCGTGATGGGCGTGGTCAGCCTGTGGACCGTGATCGGGCTGCCGGCCGTCGCGCACCGCTGGTTCGGCAGCGGCAATCTGGGCTGGTTCCTGCCGGTGCCGATCCTCGTCGTCGCGTGCGTGTGGGGCATCTTCCACTCGGTGAAGCGCACGCACGAGGCCACGCCGTTCCTGCTGACGCTCGCGCTCGTGTTCCTCGGCTACACGGGGCTCGTGATCAGCATCTGGCCGAACATCGTGCCGCCGTCGCTGTCGATCTGGGATGCATCGTCAAGCTATTCGAGCCAGAAGTTCGCGCTGATCGGCACCGTGATCGTGCTGCCGATCATCCTCGTGTACAACGCGATGCAGTACCGCGTGTTCCGCGGCAAGGTGCGCGAGGGCGATGTCGGTTATCACTGA
- a CDS encoding cytochrome ubiquinol oxidase subunit I — protein MEIFDAFHLARLQFAFTVSFHIVFPAISIGMASFLAVLEWRYLVTGDAAYKSMFQFWSKIFAIGFGMGVVSGVVMAYEFGTNWAGFSRVAGNITGPLLTYEVLTAFFLEAGFLGVMLFGWQRVSPRAHFFATLMVAVGTLISTFWILASNSFMQTPQGYKIENGLVVPVDWFKIVFNPSFPYRLVHMTIAAFIVAGFIVAACGAWHLLKGRRDEPVKRSFSMALWMLLVLAPIQIVVGDAHGLNTREYQPAKIAAIEGLWETEKGGTALNLVGLPDMQAETTRYAIQVPHLGSLILTHSWDGEIRGLKEFPPQDRPYSPIIFWTFRIMAGLGMLMLLTALLGLLLRKGGRLYETRWFQWFVVCMGPSGIVALLAGWITTEVGRQPWTVYGVLRTVDSVAPLSAQQVGVSLLIFVVVYFLVFGTGVYYMLKLMKRGPAAQAGYIELHRHPGLRKSALSTPLNVTEAE, from the coding sequence ATGGAAATCTTCGATGCGTTCCATCTCGCACGATTGCAATTCGCATTCACGGTGTCGTTCCACATCGTGTTTCCCGCGATCAGCATCGGTATGGCGAGCTTCCTGGCGGTGCTGGAATGGCGCTATCTCGTCACCGGCGACGCCGCCTACAAATCCATGTTCCAGTTCTGGTCGAAGATCTTCGCGATCGGCTTCGGGATGGGCGTGGTCTCCGGCGTCGTGATGGCGTACGAATTCGGCACGAACTGGGCCGGCTTCTCGCGCGTCGCGGGCAACATCACGGGCCCGCTGCTCACCTATGAAGTGCTGACGGCGTTCTTCCTCGAAGCCGGCTTCCTCGGCGTGATGCTGTTCGGCTGGCAGCGCGTGAGCCCGCGCGCCCACTTCTTCGCGACGCTGATGGTCGCGGTCGGCACGCTGATCTCGACGTTCTGGATTCTCGCGTCGAACAGCTTCATGCAGACGCCGCAGGGCTACAAGATCGAGAACGGCCTCGTCGTGCCGGTCGACTGGTTCAAGATCGTGTTCAACCCGTCGTTCCCGTACCGTCTCGTGCACATGACGATCGCGGCGTTCATCGTCGCGGGCTTCATCGTCGCCGCGTGCGGCGCGTGGCACCTGCTGAAGGGGCGCCGCGACGAGCCGGTGAAGCGCAGCTTCTCGATGGCGCTGTGGATGCTGCTGGTGCTCGCGCCGATCCAGATCGTCGTCGGCGACGCGCACGGGCTGAACACGCGCGAATACCAGCCGGCGAAGATCGCGGCGATCGAAGGGCTGTGGGAAACCGAGAAGGGCGGCACGGCGCTGAACCTCGTCGGGCTGCCCGACATGCAGGCCGAAACCACGCGCTATGCGATCCAGGTGCCGCACCTCGGCAGCCTGATCCTCACGCACAGCTGGGACGGCGAGATTCGCGGGCTGAAGGAATTCCCGCCGCAGGACCGCCCGTATTCGCCGATCATCTTCTGGACGTTCCGGATCATGGCCGGCCTCGGGATGCTGATGCTGCTCACCGCGCTGCTCGGGCTGCTGCTGAGAAAGGGCGGGCGCCTCTATGAAACGCGCTGGTTCCAGTGGTTCGTGGTCTGCATGGGGCCTTCCGGCATCGTCGCGCTGCTGGCCGGCTGGATTACGACCGAGGTCGGGCGGCAGCCGTGGACCGTGTACGGCGTGCTGCGCACCGTCGATTCCGTCGCGCCGCTCAGCGCGCAGCAGGTCGGCGTGTCGCTCCTGATCTTCGTGGTCGTGTATTTCCTGGTGTTCGGAACGGGTGTCTACTACATGCTGAAACTGATGAAGCGCGGGCCGGCTGCCCAGGCCGGGTATATCGAGCTGCACCGGCATCCGGGGCTGCGCAAGAGCGCGCTGTCCACGCCGCTGAACGTGACCGAAGCGGAGTAA
- the fdhD gene encoding formate dehydrogenase accessory sulfurtransferase FdhD, translating to MESCIRRDEPTGSTACHVTRHRAGEVRDTVDRVVDETPVALVVNGIAHTVMMATPIDLDAFGLGFVLSEGIVERASDVFDIESECRPGSAEVRLTVSQQAFMALKAHRRALAGRTGCGVCGIESIAQLDLHPPRIAAAGAAAGIGADAIARAARTLPAHQTLMRETGGIHAAAWCDRDGAVLDVFEDVGRHNALDKLIGRLARRRADLHDGFVFLSSRASYELVRKAARVGIPMIATISAPTSLAIDVAREAGVRLLGFCRNDGFVEYVSPDAVHPDQPALAQAHPDFS from the coding sequence ATGGAGTCCTGCATCCGCCGCGACGAGCCGACCGGCAGCACCGCGTGTCATGTGACACGTCACCGTGCCGGCGAAGTGCGCGATACCGTCGACCGCGTCGTCGACGAAACGCCGGTTGCACTCGTGGTCAACGGTATTGCCCACACGGTCATGATGGCGACCCCGATCGACCTCGACGCGTTCGGCCTCGGCTTCGTGCTCAGCGAAGGCATCGTCGAGCGTGCGTCGGACGTGTTCGACATCGAGAGCGAATGCCGGCCCGGCAGCGCCGAAGTGCGCCTGACCGTGTCGCAGCAGGCGTTCATGGCGCTGAAGGCGCACCGACGCGCGCTGGCCGGCCGCACGGGCTGCGGTGTCTGCGGGATCGAAAGCATCGCGCAGCTCGACCTGCACCCGCCGCGCATCGCCGCCGCCGGCGCGGCCGCCGGCATCGGCGCCGACGCGATCGCACGCGCCGCGCGCACGCTGCCGGCCCATCAGACGCTGATGCGCGAGACCGGCGGCATCCACGCGGCCGCCTGGTGCGACCGGGACGGCGCCGTGCTCGACGTGTTCGAGGACGTCGGCCGCCACAACGCGCTCGACAAGCTGATCGGCCGGCTCGCGCGGCGCCGCGCCGACCTGCACGACGGCTTCGTGTTCCTGTCGAGCCGCGCGAGCTACGAACTGGTGCGCAAGGCCGCGCGGGTCGGCATCCCGATGATCGCGACGATCTCGGCGCCGACGTCGCTCGCGATCGACGTCGCCCGCGAAGCCGGCGTGCGGCTGCTCGGCTTCTGCCGCAACGACGGCTTCGTCGAGTACGTGTCGCCCGATGCCGTTCACCCCGACCAACCGGCGCTTGCGCAAGCACACCCGGACTTCTCCTGA
- a CDS encoding molybdopterin molybdotransferase MoeA, which translates to MKPLTDFDTAQQHFASAFAPLGATLSVPVAEAAGHVLAAPLTAVLDQPPADQSAMDGYAVRHAYLALGEPLHVAQRCYAGDMPAPLAPRTAARLFTGSLIPPGADTVVMQEHAHEQDGRVAFDAPQRSGSHIRRRGEEVRAGDLLVPAGVRMGAMHVGVAAAQGFARIDVRPALRVGILTTGDELVACGQPRAPQQIYNSNAPMLGALVSGTGAEVAMSLHAADTAPAVDRALRDLHAGCDLVICVGGASVGDKDLLRPTLDALGASFIVAGVRMKPGKPVALARLDTRPVVLLPGNPGAAMTAFALFVAPLIRRLQGRAARLPIVPSLPIDGDFEPDAQRERFVRVHCTVGLDGMPVLDTLRQQGAGTLQSLVQASGLARLPAGRRIANGDAVPYYEFAPWLA; encoded by the coding sequence ATGAAACCACTGACCGATTTCGATACCGCTCAGCAGCATTTCGCGAGCGCGTTCGCGCCGCTCGGGGCCACCCTGTCCGTCCCGGTCGCCGAAGCGGCAGGCCACGTGCTGGCCGCGCCGCTCACCGCCGTGCTCGACCAGCCGCCGGCCGACCAGAGTGCGATGGACGGCTACGCCGTGCGTCACGCGTATCTCGCACTCGGTGAGCCGCTGCACGTCGCGCAACGCTGTTATGCGGGCGACATGCCGGCGCCGCTGGCCCCGCGCACGGCCGCGCGCCTCTTCACCGGCAGCCTGATTCCGCCCGGCGCGGACACCGTCGTGATGCAGGAGCATGCGCACGAGCAGGACGGCCGGGTCGCGTTCGACGCGCCGCAGCGCAGCGGCTCGCACATCCGCCGCCGGGGCGAGGAAGTGCGCGCCGGCGACCTGCTCGTGCCGGCCGGCGTGCGCATGGGCGCGATGCATGTCGGCGTGGCCGCCGCGCAAGGGTTCGCGCGTATCGACGTGCGTCCGGCGCTGCGCGTCGGCATCCTGACGACCGGCGACGAACTCGTCGCGTGCGGCCAGCCGCGCGCGCCGCAACAGATTTACAACAGCAATGCGCCGATGCTCGGCGCGCTGGTCTCGGGCACCGGCGCCGAGGTCGCGATGAGTCTGCATGCCGCCGACACCGCACCCGCCGTCGATCGCGCGCTGCGCGATCTGCACGCGGGCTGCGACCTGGTGATCTGCGTCGGCGGCGCGTCGGTCGGCGACAAGGATCTGCTGCGCCCCACGCTGGACGCGCTCGGCGCATCGTTCATCGTCGCCGGCGTGCGCATGAAGCCCGGCAAGCCGGTTGCACTCGCGCGGCTCGACACGCGGCCGGTGGTACTGCTGCCCGGCAACCCCGGCGCGGCGATGACCGCGTTCGCGCTGTTCGTCGCGCCGCTGATCCGCCGCCTGCAGGGGCGCGCCGCACGCCTGCCGATCGTGCCGTCGCTGCCGATCGACGGCGACTTCGAACCGGACGCGCAGCGCGAGCGCTTCGTGCGCGTGCACTGCACGGTCGGCCTCGACGGCATGCCCGTCCTCGATACGCTGCGCCAGCAAGGCGCCGGCACGCTGCAGTCGCTCGTGCAGGCGAGCGGGCTGGCCCGGCTGCCGGCCGGGCGACGCATCGCGAACGGCGACGCGGTACCGTATTACGAATTCGCGCCGTGGCTCGCATGA
- the moaA gene encoding GTP 3',8-cyclase MoaA translates to MQADEPIVNAIVSAAPAAAAASGGASPGAFPRPTDTLGRPLRDLRLSVIDQCNFRCGYCMPRESFGADYAFMPSSERLSFTQLEKIARAFTSLGVEKIRITGGEPLLRRNLEALIERLAALTTVEGKPVEIALTTNGSLLAAKARSLRDAGLSRVTVSLDALDDAMFRRMSDADVPVSRVLAGIEAAQAAGLAPVKVNAVIECGVNDDQILPLVRHFRHTGVAVRFIEYMDVGGASFWSGDKVVPAAQMRALIDAHYPLVLVGEPAHDATAIRCAHIDGAGEVGFIASVSHPFCGTCSRARVSADGTLYTCLFATQGTDLRPWLDEAASSADLAAAVRDRWTHRDDRYSERRAARPARVPGKTYPTVRMSLVGG, encoded by the coding sequence ATGCAGGCCGACGAACCGATCGTGAATGCCATCGTTTCCGCCGCGCCGGCCGCCGCCGCAGCTTCCGGCGGCGCATCGCCCGGCGCCTTCCCCCGCCCGACCGACACGCTCGGCCGCCCGCTGCGCGACCTGCGCCTGTCCGTCATCGACCAGTGCAATTTCCGCTGCGGCTACTGCATGCCGCGCGAAAGCTTCGGCGCCGACTATGCGTTCATGCCGTCGTCCGAACGGCTGTCGTTCACGCAACTGGAAAAGATCGCCCGCGCGTTCACGTCGCTCGGCGTCGAAAAGATCCGCATTACAGGCGGCGAGCCGCTGCTGCGCCGCAACCTCGAAGCACTGATCGAACGCCTCGCCGCGCTGACGACCGTCGAAGGCAAGCCCGTCGAAATCGCGCTGACGACCAACGGCTCGCTGCTGGCCGCGAAAGCGCGTTCGCTGCGCGACGCGGGCCTGTCGCGCGTGACCGTCAGCCTCGATGCCCTCGACGACGCGATGTTCCGCCGGATGAGCGACGCCGACGTGCCCGTGTCGCGCGTGCTGGCCGGCATCGAGGCCGCGCAGGCGGCCGGGCTCGCGCCGGTCAAGGTCAACGCGGTGATCGAGTGCGGGGTGAACGACGACCAGATCCTGCCGCTCGTGCGGCACTTCCGGCATACCGGCGTGGCCGTGCGTTTCATCGAATACATGGATGTCGGCGGCGCGAGCTTCTGGTCGGGTGACAAGGTCGTGCCGGCCGCGCAGATGCGCGCGCTGATCGATGCGCACTATCCGCTCGTGCTCGTCGGCGAACCGGCGCACGATGCGACCGCGATCCGTTGCGCGCACATCGACGGTGCAGGCGAGGTCGGCTTCATCGCGAGCGTGTCGCATCCGTTCTGCGGCACCTGTTCGCGCGCCCGCGTGTCGGCCGACGGCACACTCTATACGTGCCTGTTCGCGACGCAAGGCACCGACCTGCGGCCGTGGCTCGACGAAGCAGCGTCGAGCGCCGACCTCGCCGCCGCCGTGCGCGATCGCTGGACGCACCGCGACGACCGCTATTCCGAGCGCCGGGCCGCGCGGCCGGCCCGCGTGCCGGGCAAGACCTATCCGACCGTGCGCATGTCGCTCGTCGGCGGCTGA
- a CDS encoding molybdenum cofactor biosynthesis protein MoaE, with the protein MTTFTESPAGLPDDPLRAGGHPPPVDAADPHHEPPPAITAGFEVRVQYAPIDAGAELAPIVRNPNVGAVVNFLGVVRNEGDVDDVVALEVEHYPTMTEQALWSIVEEASARWQLEAVKIVHRVGRIPLGQTVVLVVVAAAHRACAFDACEFLMDFLKTHAPFWKKEIRHDGESGWVEAKAHDDQAMRRWG; encoded by the coding sequence ATGACGACCTTCACCGAATCCCCTGCCGGGCTGCCGGACGATCCGTTGCGTGCCGGCGGCCACCCGCCGCCCGTCGATGCGGCCGACCCGCACCACGAACCGCCGCCCGCGATCACCGCCGGCTTCGAAGTGCGCGTGCAGTACGCGCCGATCGACGCAGGCGCAGAGCTTGCGCCGATCGTTCGCAATCCGAATGTCGGCGCAGTCGTGAATTTTCTCGGGGTCGTGCGTAACGAAGGTGATGTCGACGATGTCGTCGCGCTCGAGGTCGAGCACTACCCGACGATGACCGAGCAGGCCCTGTGGAGCATCGTCGAGGAAGCCAGCGCGCGCTGGCAGCTCGAAGCGGTGAAGATCGTGCATCGCGTCGGGCGCATTCCGCTCGGCCAGACCGTCGTGCTGGTCGTGGTGGCCGCCGCGCATCGCGCGTGTGCGTTCGATGCGTGCGAATTCCTGATGGACTTCCTGAAGACCCACGCGCCGTTCTGGAAGAAGGAGATCCGGCACGACGGCGAATCCGGCTGGGTCGAGGCGAAGGCGCACGACGACCAGGCGATGCGGCGCTGGGGCTGA
- the moaD gene encoding molybdopterin converting factor subunit 1 — MKLTIKYFASVREQLERDEETVEVDARELTVDALRSTLAARDARSADALRMDRPVRAAVNLEMVTGEFVVREDSEVAFFPPVTGG, encoded by the coding sequence ATGAAACTGACGATCAAATACTTTGCAAGCGTTCGCGAACAACTCGAGCGCGACGAGGAAACCGTCGAGGTCGACGCACGCGAACTCACCGTCGACGCGCTGCGCAGCACGCTGGCCGCGCGCGACGCACGCAGCGCGGACGCGCTGCGGATGGACCGGCCCGTGCGCGCGGCCGTCAACCTCGAGATGGTGACGGGTGAATTCGTGGTGCGGGAGGACAGCGAGGTCGCGTTTTTCCCGCCGGTGACGGGCGGGTGA
- a CDS encoding helix-turn-helix transcriptional regulator: MPVRGPPMPHALALRGRRLMLERVGAFPSQQSTAQLLNMTPRTLHRRLADDGTSYREILESVHHALAVESVKSGKLSLQEIAFLLGYDSLGNFRRAFIRWEGMSPSEFRRAETRS; the protein is encoded by the coding sequence ATGCCCGTTCGCGGCCCGCCGATGCCCCATGCGCTTGCGCTCAGGGGCCGGCGACTGATGCTCGAGCGGGTGGGCGCGTTTCCGTCGCAACAGTCGACCGCCCAACTGCTGAACATGACGCCGCGCACCTTGCACCGGCGATTGGCCGACGACGGAACGTCGTATCGCGAGATCCTCGAAAGCGTGCACCACGCGCTGGCGGTCGAGAGCGTGAAGTCGGGCAAGCTCAGCCTGCAGGAAATCGCGTTCCTGCTCGGCTACGACAGTCTCGGGAATTTCCGCCGTGCATTCATCCGCTGGGAGGGCATGTCGCCGTCCGAATTTCGTCGGGCCGAAACCCGATCGTGA
- a CDS encoding fatty acid desaturase: protein MYFLLCALWGKALLEIVNYMEHYGIVRDPGTPVQPRHSWNTNRRISSRSMFNLTRHSHHHAQGEVPYQDLKPFADAPMIIGGYLTTIVVAMIPPLWHRLMPPKVLAWDRIHATEPERRLAADANARSGMTGFVAAT, encoded by the coding sequence ATGTACTTCCTGCTCTGCGCGTTGTGGGGCAAGGCACTGCTGGAAATCGTCAACTACATGGAGCACTACGGTATCGTTCGCGATCCAGGCACGCCGGTCCAGCCGCGCCATTCATGGAATACCAATCGACGCATCAGTTCACGGTCGATGTTCAACCTGACGCGCCATTCGCATCATCATGCTCAGGGCGAAGTGCCCTATCAGGATCTCAAGCCGTTTGCCGATGCGCCGATGATAATCGGCGGCTACCTGACGACGATCGTCGTCGCGATGATTCCGCCGCTTTGGCACCGGCTGATGCCCCCCAAGGTACTTGCATGGGATCGCATCCATGCGACGGAACCGGAACGACGCCTCGCGGCCGACGCCAATGCGCGCAGCGGTATGACGGGGTTCGTGGCCGCGACGTGA
- a CDS encoding H-NS family nucleoid-associated regulatory protein — translation MQSYRDLKEQIQELQKQAELARTQELASAVKEIQKLIEEFDLMPEDLFSERKLKLRRGKRRGPATVKYRDPESGALWSGRGREPRWIAGRAREQFLIHRSNWIAEPAASSATDALS, via the coding sequence ATGCAAAGCTACCGTGATTTGAAAGAGCAGATTCAGGAACTTCAAAAGCAGGCTGAGCTTGCCCGCACTCAGGAATTGGCGAGTGCGGTTAAGGAAATACAAAAATTGATCGAAGAATTCGACCTGATGCCAGAGGACCTGTTCTCTGAACGCAAGCTCAAGCTGCGTCGCGGCAAGCGTCGCGGCCCGGCCACGGTAAAGTATCGTGATCCGGAGTCTGGTGCCTTATGGAGTGGGCGGGGACGAGAGCCTCGGTGGATCGCTGGCCGGGCAAGGGAACAGTTCCTGATCCACCGGTCGAATTGGATCGCGGAGCCGGCGGCATCATCGGCAACCGATGCACTGAGTTGA